A genomic segment from Stappia indica encodes:
- a CDS encoding MarR family winged helix-turn-helix transcriptional regulator, producing the protein MDPDLPTRPLGFLVGDIARLLRRRFEKALAEADTGLTAGEARTLAFVEHYPDQRQSALAERFGVEPMTMCGFLDRLENAGLVARRPDPSDRRAKLVALTAAAEPVLDRIHAEAVTIRRAALAGMNRQEMDAVYALLERMHTNLHASTDHKTYQKTDQPERS; encoded by the coding sequence ATGGACCCCGATCTTCCGACCAGGCCGCTCGGCTTTCTCGTCGGCGACATCGCCCGGCTTTTGCGCCGCCGCTTCGAGAAAGCGCTGGCCGAGGCCGACACCGGCCTCACCGCCGGCGAGGCCCGCACCCTCGCCTTCGTCGAGCATTATCCCGACCAGCGCCAGAGCGCGCTGGCCGAGCGTTTCGGCGTCGAGCCGATGACCATGTGCGGTTTTCTCGACCGGCTGGAAAATGCCGGCCTCGTTGCGCGCCGCCCCGACCCGTCCGACCGGCGGGCCAAGCTCGTCGCGCTGACGGCGGCGGCCGAGCCGGTGCTCGACCGCATCCATGCCGAGGCGGTCACGATCCGCCGCGCCGCCCTGGCCGGCATGAACCGGCAGGAGATGGACGCCGTCTACGCCCTGCTGGAACGCATGCACACCAACCTGCACGCCTCGACCGACCACAAGACCTATCAA